A window from Phoenix dactylifera cultivar Barhee BC4 unplaced genomic scaffold, palm_55x_up_171113_PBpolish2nd_filt_p 000612F, whole genome shotgun sequence encodes these proteins:
- the LOC103696507 gene encoding uncharacterized protein LOC103696507 isoform X2, which produces MPCIPLSVRSLSSSLLRSLLFLSMTIFLLYLLLFPNPLLRPPAASSSSAAPTLATAAPTLATAGATSVHHLLFGIASSARAWPRRRDYLRLWWRPALMRGFVFLDSGVGGGVGDDPTLPPTRVSADASRFPYSFKGGLRSAVRVARIAKELVEAVDGRFAPGDVRWIVLGDDDTVFFPENLAGTLAKYDWERLYYVGGRSEGLTQNMAHSFGMAFGGGGIAISYPLARALAKVLDSCLVRYAHLYGSDARIFACITELGVGLTYEPGFHQVDLRGDLLGVLSAHPLAPLVSLHHLDNVEPLFPSMNRTMALKHLFEAVNVDPARILQQTVCYDRLKMLTVSVSWGYTVQVFEGNQLLPDLLSLQQTFAPWRRNRNIASGFYIFNTREFPRDPCKRPAIFFLERVFSGRHRINSNYSRHVTNDCLQGMSSTKNLQQIRVSSQQLNHDIWQANSNP; this is translated from the exons ATGCCCTGCATTCCTCTCTCCGTCcgatccctctcctcctccctcctccgctccctcctctttctctccatgaccatcttcctcctctacctcctcctcttccccaacCCCCTACTCCGCCCCCCggccgcatcctcctcctccgccgcccccACCCTCGCCACCGCCGCCCCCACCCTCGCCACCGCCGGCGCTACGTCCGTCCACCACTTACTATTTGGCATAGCCTCCTCCGCCCGCGCTTGGCCCCGCCGCCGGGACTACCTCCGCCTCTGGTGGCGCCCCGCCCTCATGCGCGGCTTCGTCTTCCTCGACTCCGGCGTCGGCGGCGGCGTAGGCGACGATCCGACCCTCCCTCCGACTCGCGTCTCCGCCGATGCTTCCCGCTTCCCCTATTCCTTCAAGGGCGGCCTACGATCGGCCGTCCGCGTGGCCCGGATCGCCAAGGAGCTCGTCGAGGCTGTCGATGGCCGCTTCGCCCCTGGCGACGTGAGGTGGATCGTGCTCGGGGACGACGACACGGTGTTCTTCCCGGAGAATCTCGCCGGAACGCTAGCGAAGTACGACTGGGAGCGGTTGTACTACGTCGGGGGTCGGTCGGAGGGCTTGACGCAGAACATGGCGCATTCTTTCGGGATGGCATTCGGGGGAGGGGGGATTGCGATCAGCTACCCATTGGCGAGGGCTTTGGCGAAGGTTTTGGATTCTTGCCTTGTGAGGTATGCCCATTTATATGGCAGCGATGCTAGGATTTTTGCCTGCATAACCGAACTAGGGGTCGGCCTGACTTATGAGCCCGGATTCCATCAG GTTGACCTTCGTGGAGACCTTCTGGGGGTGTTGTCTGCACATCCATTGGCCCCTTTGGTATCACTTCATCATTTGGACAATGTGGAGCCATTGTTCCCTAGCATGAATCGTACAATGGCCTTGAAGCATTTATTTGAAGCTGTAAATGTGGATCCAGCCAGGATTTTACAGCAGACTGTTTGTTATGACCGCTTGAAAATGCTTACCGTTTCAGTTTCCTGGGGTTATACGGTTCAGGTGTTTGAAGGCAATCAACTTCTTCCTGACCTTCTCTCTTTGCAACAGACTTTTGCTCCATGGAGAAGAAACCGCAATATCGCTTCtggtttttatatatttaatacaAGGGAGTTTCCAAGGGACCCATGTAAAAGACCGGCTattttctttttggagagaGTGTTTTCTGGTAGACATAGAATCAACAGCAATTACAGCAGGCATGTTACTAATGATTGTCTGCAAGGCATGAGCTCAACAAAGAATTTGCAACAGATCAGAGTGTCCTCACAGCAACTTAATCATGATATTTGGCAG
- the LOC103696507 gene encoding uncharacterized protein LOC103696507 isoform X1, with product MPCIPLSVRSLSSSLLRSLLFLSMTIFLLYLLLFPNPLLRPPAASSSSAAPTLATAAPTLATAGATSVHHLLFGIASSARAWPRRRDYLRLWWRPALMRGFVFLDSGVGGGVGDDPTLPPTRVSADASRFPYSFKGGLRSAVRVARIAKELVEAVDGRFAPGDVRWIVLGDDDTVFFPENLAGTLAKYDWERLYYVGGRSEGLTQNMAHSFGMAFGGGGIAISYPLARALAKVLDSCLVRYAHLYGSDARIFACITELGVGLTYEPGFHQVDLRGDLLGVLSAHPLAPLVSLHHLDNVEPLFPSMNRTMALKHLFEAVNVDPARILQQTVCYDRLKMLTVSVSWGYTVQVFEGNQLLPDLLSLQQTFAPWRRNRNIASGFYIFNTREFPRDPCKRPAIFFLERVFSGRHRINSNYSRHVTNDCLQGMSSTKNLQQIRVSSQQLNHDIWQAPRRQCCDVLPSSTDTVMKIDVRKCKDDELIAMQP from the exons ATGCCCTGCATTCCTCTCTCCGTCcgatccctctcctcctccctcctccgctccctcctctttctctccatgaccatcttcctcctctacctcctcctcttccccaacCCCCTACTCCGCCCCCCggccgcatcctcctcctccgccgcccccACCCTCGCCACCGCCGCCCCCACCCTCGCCACCGCCGGCGCTACGTCCGTCCACCACTTACTATTTGGCATAGCCTCCTCCGCCCGCGCTTGGCCCCGCCGCCGGGACTACCTCCGCCTCTGGTGGCGCCCCGCCCTCATGCGCGGCTTCGTCTTCCTCGACTCCGGCGTCGGCGGCGGCGTAGGCGACGATCCGACCCTCCCTCCGACTCGCGTCTCCGCCGATGCTTCCCGCTTCCCCTATTCCTTCAAGGGCGGCCTACGATCGGCCGTCCGCGTGGCCCGGATCGCCAAGGAGCTCGTCGAGGCTGTCGATGGCCGCTTCGCCCCTGGCGACGTGAGGTGGATCGTGCTCGGGGACGACGACACGGTGTTCTTCCCGGAGAATCTCGCCGGAACGCTAGCGAAGTACGACTGGGAGCGGTTGTACTACGTCGGGGGTCGGTCGGAGGGCTTGACGCAGAACATGGCGCATTCTTTCGGGATGGCATTCGGGGGAGGGGGGATTGCGATCAGCTACCCATTGGCGAGGGCTTTGGCGAAGGTTTTGGATTCTTGCCTTGTGAGGTATGCCCATTTATATGGCAGCGATGCTAGGATTTTTGCCTGCATAACCGAACTAGGGGTCGGCCTGACTTATGAGCCCGGATTCCATCAG GTTGACCTTCGTGGAGACCTTCTGGGGGTGTTGTCTGCACATCCATTGGCCCCTTTGGTATCACTTCATCATTTGGACAATGTGGAGCCATTGTTCCCTAGCATGAATCGTACAATGGCCTTGAAGCATTTATTTGAAGCTGTAAATGTGGATCCAGCCAGGATTTTACAGCAGACTGTTTGTTATGACCGCTTGAAAATGCTTACCGTTTCAGTTTCCTGGGGTTATACGGTTCAGGTGTTTGAAGGCAATCAACTTCTTCCTGACCTTCTCTCTTTGCAACAGACTTTTGCTCCATGGAGAAGAAACCGCAATATCGCTTCtggtttttatatatttaatacaAGGGAGTTTCCAAGGGACCCATGTAAAAGACCGGCTattttctttttggagagaGTGTTTTCTGGTAGACATAGAATCAACAGCAATTACAGCAGGCATGTTACTAATGATTGTCTGCAAGGCATGAGCTCAACAAAGAATTTGCAACAGATCAGAGTGTCCTCACAGCAACTTAATCATGATATTTGGCAG GCTCCAAGACGACAATGCTGTGATGTTTTACCTTCCTCCACTGACACGGTTATGAAGATTGATGTTAGAAAATGTAAAGATGACGAGTTGATTGCTATGCAACCATAG